From Alcaligenes faecalis, the proteins below share one genomic window:
- the folD gene encoding bifunctional methylenetetrahydrofolate dehydrogenase/methenyltetrahydrofolate cyclohydrolase FolD — protein sequence MSARIIDGKKLSTAIKADVAERVAKLKQTHGIQAGLTVVLVGEDPASQVYVRNKGLACEAAGLKSEIIRLPADTTETKLLALITRLNQDSSVHGILVQLPLPAHLDEHKVIETIAPHKDVDGFHVSNAGMLMTGKPLFAPCTPYGVMKMLESENVALRGAEAVVVGASNIVGKPMAMLLLAAGATVTLCNSKTRDLAAQTRRADVLVAAVGRPGIITGDMIKPGAVVIDVGINRGADGKLCGDVDFASASEVASAITPVPGGVGPMTIAMLLVNTLEAAERSANISL from the coding sequence ATGAGTGCTCGCATTATTGATGGAAAAAAGCTGTCCACGGCCATCAAGGCGGACGTTGCAGAACGTGTTGCCAAGCTGAAACAAACCCACGGCATTCAAGCCGGTTTGACCGTGGTGCTGGTCGGTGAAGATCCGGCCTCCCAGGTCTATGTACGCAACAAGGGCCTGGCGTGTGAAGCCGCCGGCCTGAAGTCCGAAATCATCCGCCTGCCGGCTGACACCACCGAAACCAAGCTGCTGGCCCTGATCACCCGCTTGAATCAGGACAGCTCGGTGCACGGCATTCTGGTTCAATTGCCCCTGCCCGCCCACCTGGACGAGCACAAGGTGATTGAAACCATTGCTCCGCACAAGGACGTGGATGGTTTCCACGTCAGCAATGCCGGCATGCTCATGACAGGCAAGCCGCTGTTTGCCCCCTGCACGCCCTACGGTGTCATGAAGATGCTGGAGTCCGAAAACGTGGCGCTGCGCGGTGCAGAAGCCGTGGTGGTCGGTGCCAGCAATATCGTGGGCAAACCCATGGCCATGCTCTTGCTCGCTGCGGGCGCTACCGTCACCCTCTGTAATTCCAAAACGCGTGATCTGGCTGCCCAGACCCGCCGCGCCGATGTGCTGGTGGCTGCCGTAGGCCGTCCCGGCATCATTACCGGCGATATGATCAAGCCCGGTGCCGTCGTGATTGACGTCGGTATCAACCGCGGTGCCGATGGCAAGCTGTGCGGTGACGTGGACTTTGCCAGCGCCAGCGAAGTGGCTTCGGCCATTACGCCCGTACCTGGCGGCGTGGGCCCCATGACCATTGCCATGCTGCTGGTCAACACTTTGGAAGCGGCCGAACGCTCGGCCAACATCAGTCTTTAA
- a CDS encoding SCO family protein → MIPSPAKSILVLFKQFGLTLALGLFLLGSAAAANLHPVRGFLPDLRLSLQAAGPKTVTQDDFKDKVVMMFFGYASCPDICPTTLAQLGLVMEELGNDAEQVRIIFVSVDPHRDTPDSLARYVAAFDGKHTTGLTGSEKQIADLARRYRVAFQIEKPDPKAPENYEVSHSRGVYIFDQQGRARYLAPDTESVQVLADGVRSLLN, encoded by the coding sequence ATGATACCCAGCCCAGCAAAGTCCATTCTTGTCTTGTTTAAACAGTTTGGCCTGACACTGGCGCTGGGCTTGTTCCTGCTAGGCAGCGCTGCCGCTGCCAATCTGCATCCCGTACGCGGCTTCCTGCCCGATCTGCGCTTGTCCCTGCAAGCGGCTGGTCCCAAAACCGTCACCCAGGATGACTTCAAGGATAAAGTCGTCATGATGTTTTTTGGCTATGCCAGTTGTCCGGATATTTGCCCTACCACCTTGGCCCAGCTGGGCCTGGTCATGGAAGAACTGGGGAACGATGCCGAGCAGGTGCGCATCATCTTTGTCAGTGTGGACCCCCACCGCGATACGCCCGACTCCCTGGCCCGTTATGTGGCCGCCTTTGATGGCAAGCACACCACAGGACTGACAGGCTCTGAAAAGCAAATTGCCGATCTGGCCCGTCGTTACCGGGTAGCCTTCCAGATTGAAAAGCCCGATCCCAAAGCGCCCGAGAACTACGAGGTCTCGCACAGCCGTGGCGTATATATCTTCGATCAACAAGGCCGAGCGCGGTATCTGGCACCGGACACCGAATCGGTGCAGGTTCTGGCCGATGGGGTGCGCAGTTTGCTGAACTAA
- a CDS encoding PAS domain-containing sensor histidine kinase, whose product MATHPKKSLIPSTFYDQAKQNRRGFYWLTPVVVLFLYLCVMGVFLWLQRLQNDSVMFVTIDQETRQQRLMMVILALSLVIVVSLLALWRYTRFRTHAEAAQTAETGFRRAMENSMSTGMRVFDMQGRIAYVNPAFCRMIGWNEADLVGRTAPFPYWLPGRHQQHQETLDLLLSGRTPSSGLEVEAQRRDGSRFTARMYVSPLRAPNGEQIGWMTSMTDITEPKRIREALTAAHERFMTVLEGLDDAISVVADTSDGLELLFANRTYRRFFGAQSNGHAELLGGRLGRFTDETVEIYSESAARWFEVHHRMLAWTDGRRVRLQVARDITDRRKHEEASRIQQEKVQLTSRLTTMGEMASSLAHELNQPLTAINNYSMGAVAMLKSGRYQPETLLAALEKAAQQAERAGKIISRIREFVKRSEPRRVRVKVMRIVENAVGFAEIDARKRQIEIELSIPDPVPDVIADPILIEQVLLNLLKNGIEAMEHSEHHVLQLVITQQESLLEMAVIDRGHGLKDPERLFEPFYSTKSEGLGMGLNICRTIIESHHGRLWAVGNPEGGTIFRFSLPCAAPDVADTLDNKLEIPE is encoded by the coding sequence ATGGCTACTCATCCCAAAAAGTCTCTGATCCCTTCAACCTTCTATGATCAGGCCAAGCAGAATCGGCGTGGATTCTATTGGCTGACACCGGTTGTCGTGCTGTTTCTCTACCTCTGTGTCATGGGGGTATTCCTGTGGCTGCAGCGTTTGCAAAACGATAGCGTCATGTTTGTGACCATCGATCAGGAAACGCGCCAGCAACGCCTGATGATGGTGATTTTGGCCCTGTCCCTGGTGATTGTGGTCAGCTTGCTGGCCCTGTGGCGCTATACCCGCTTCCGCACCCATGCCGAGGCAGCACAAACCGCCGAGACGGGTTTCCGGCGTGCCATGGAAAACTCCATGTCCACGGGGATGCGCGTTTTTGACATGCAGGGCCGCATCGCTTATGTGAATCCGGCTTTTTGCAGAATGATTGGCTGGAATGAGGCCGATCTGGTCGGTCGCACCGCCCCTTTCCCTTACTGGTTACCCGGTCGTCATCAACAGCACCAGGAAACCCTGGATCTTTTGCTGTCTGGCCGCACGCCCAGCAGTGGTCTGGAAGTGGAGGCTCAACGCCGCGATGGCTCACGCTTTACCGCCCGTATGTATGTCTCGCCCCTGCGTGCCCCTAATGGAGAGCAGATCGGCTGGATGACCTCCATGACGGACATTACCGAACCCAAGCGCATTCGCGAAGCCTTGACCGCCGCGCATGAACGCTTCATGACGGTGCTGGAAGGTCTGGATGATGCCATTTCCGTAGTGGCCGATACCTCCGACGGCCTGGAGTTGCTGTTTGCCAACCGTACCTATCGTCGCTTCTTTGGTGCCCAATCCAATGGCCACGCTGAACTGCTGGGTGGCCGTCTGGGTCGCTTTACGGATGAAACCGTAGAGATCTACTCCGAATCGGCGGCCCGCTGGTTTGAAGTCCATCACCGTATGCTGGCCTGGACGGATGGCCGTCGTGTGCGTCTGCAAGTGGCGCGCGACATTACCGACCGTCGCAAGCACGAAGAAGCCTCACGTATTCAGCAGGAAAAAGTGCAGCTGACCAGCCGCCTGACCACCATGGGCGAAATGGCTTCCTCGCTGGCGCACGAATTGAACCAGCCGCTGACGGCCATCAATAACTACAGCATGGGTGCAGTCGCCATGCTGAAATCCGGTCGCTACCAGCCTGAAACCCTGCTGGCCGCGTTGGAAAAAGCGGCCCAGCAAGCCGAGCGCGCGGGCAAGATCATCAGCCGCATTCGTGAATTTGTGAAGCGTAGCGAACCGCGCCGCGTCCGCGTCAAGGTCATGCGTATTGTGGAAAATGCCGTCGGCTTTGCCGAAATCGACGCCCGCAAGCGCCAAATTGAAATTGAATTGAGCATTCCTGATCCGGTTCCTGACGTCATTGCCGACCCCATTCTCATAGAACAGGTATTATTGAATCTGCTCAAAAATGGGATCGAAGCCATGGAACACAGCGAGCATCATGTGCTTCAATTGGTGATTACCCAACAAGAATCGCTTTTGGAGATGGCCGTCATCGATCGCGGTCATGGCTTGAAAGACCCCGAGCGCCTCTTTGAACCGTTTTACAGTACCAAGTCCGAAGGCCTTGGGATGGGCCTGAATATCTGTCGCACAATTATTGAATCGCATCACGGCCGCCTGTGGGCAGTCGGCAATCCAGAGGGTGGAACGATTTTCCGTTTCAGTCTACCTTGTGCGGCACCGGATGTAGCGGACACCCTTGATAACAAACTGGAGATACCCGAATGA
- a CDS encoding M3 family metallopeptidase has protein sequence MTTNPLLVPIDSLIDYPAIQPEHIEQAVDQLLALARQAVDTVSNDDSEPSWDNIVEPITDATETLYRAWSVAGHLNSVINTPELRTVYNQCLPRMSEFSTWVGLNRPLFLRYQALADSPAFAALTPQRQRIITLALRDFRLSGVQLEGQARDDYARISEELAQTSQQFSEHVLDAIDQWHYLVTDQAELDGIPDDVLAAAQRAAQENDQQGWRLTLKMPCYLPVMQYARNQTLRELMYRAYTTIASDQGDTQFDNSQAIETLLNLRAQEASLLGFASYAHMRLETRMADTPEQVMSFLRDLAAKARPYARQDLDELQAFAQKELGLETLQAWDVPFSAERLREQRYAYSEDEVKQYFTEPAVLSGLFKVIQRLFDVTLRAADAPVWHPAVRPFEVMASDGKVLGYLYMDLHARQGKQGGAWVDSERSRRRLGEELCLPIAYLVCNFAEPQPGRPALLTHDDVITLFHESGHALHTLLSRVDDPAASAFSAVEWDAIELPSQFMENFCWEWPVVQMLTAHVETGEHLPRALYNKLNLARNFQSGMQMVRQLEFSLFDMLIHSRDSGLSIDAVMEILDQVRQEVAVLFPPEWHRFPHQFSHLFAGGYGAGYYSYKWAEVLSADAYSAFEEKAYTHSDGARDTLDSNTGHRFWREILSVGGERPAADSFRAFRGRDPSITALLRHSGLTPEPA, from the coding sequence ATGACGACAAATCCCTTACTGGTTCCTATCGACAGTCTTATTGACTATCCCGCCATCCAGCCCGAGCACATCGAGCAGGCGGTGGACCAACTGCTGGCCTTGGCCCGCCAAGCCGTAGACACAGTCTCCAACGACGATAGCGAACCCAGTTGGGACAACATCGTCGAGCCCATCACCGACGCCACCGAAACCTTGTATCGCGCCTGGTCGGTGGCCGGTCACCTGAACTCGGTCATCAATACGCCCGAGCTGCGCACGGTGTACAACCAGTGCCTGCCGCGCATGAGCGAGTTCTCGACCTGGGTGGGCTTGAACCGTCCTTTGTTCCTGCGTTATCAGGCGCTGGCCGACAGCCCGGCCTTTGCCGCTCTGACGCCCCAGCGCCAACGCATCATTACCCTGGCCCTGCGCGATTTCCGCCTGAGTGGCGTGCAACTGGAAGGTCAGGCGCGTGATGACTATGCCCGTATTTCCGAAGAGCTGGCACAGACTTCGCAGCAATTCTCCGAGCACGTACTGGATGCCATTGATCAGTGGCATTACCTGGTCACCGACCAGGCCGAGCTGGACGGTATCCCGGACGACGTGCTGGCCGCTGCCCAACGCGCTGCTCAGGAAAACGATCAGCAAGGCTGGCGTCTGACGCTGAAAATGCCTTGCTACCTGCCTGTCATGCAATACGCACGCAACCAGACCTTGCGCGAGTTGATGTACCGGGCCTATACCACCATTGCCTCCGACCAAGGCGATACCCAATTTGATAACTCCCAGGCCATTGAAACGCTGCTGAACCTGCGCGCCCAGGAAGCCAGCCTGCTGGGATTTGCCAGCTACGCCCATATGCGTCTGGAAACCCGCATGGCCGACACCCCTGAACAGGTGATGAGCTTCTTGCGCGATCTGGCCGCCAAGGCCCGTCCCTACGCCCGCCAGGATCTGGACGAGCTGCAAGCCTTTGCCCAGAAAGAGCTGGGTCTGGAAACCCTGCAAGCCTGGGATGTACCGTTCAGCGCCGAGCGTCTGCGCGAACAGCGCTACGCCTACTCGGAAGACGAGGTCAAACAGTACTTCACCGAACCTGCTGTGCTGAGCGGCCTGTTCAAAGTCATTCAGCGCTTGTTTGATGTAACACTGCGTGCCGCCGACGCCCCCGTCTGGCACCCTGCCGTGCGTCCTTTTGAAGTCATGGCTTCCGACGGCAAGGTGCTGGGCTACCTGTACATGGACCTGCACGCCCGTCAAGGCAAGCAAGGCGGTGCCTGGGTGGATAGCGAACGCAGCCGTCGTCGCCTGGGTGAAGAGCTGTGCCTGCCTATTGCCTACCTGGTGTGCAACTTTGCCGAACCCCAGCCCGGTCGCCCCGCCCTGCTCACGCATGACGATGTGATCACCTTGTTCCATGAATCCGGCCACGCCCTGCATACCCTGCTCTCGCGTGTGGACGATCCGGCCGCTTCGGCCTTCTCCGCCGTGGAATGGGACGCCATCGAACTGCCTTCGCAGTTCATGGAGAATTTCTGCTGGGAATGGCCTGTCGTGCAGATGCTGACTGCCCACGTGGAAACCGGCGAGCACCTGCCCCGTGCGCTCTACAACAAGCTGAACCTGGCCCGCAACTTCCAGAGCGGCATGCAAATGGTGCGCCAGCTGGAGTTCTCCCTGTTCGACATGCTGATTCACTCGCGTGACAGCGGCCTGAGCATTGATGCCGTCATGGAAATTCTGGATCAGGTACGCCAGGAAGTCGCCGTGCTGTTCCCGCCTGAGTGGCACCGTTTCCCGCATCAGTTCTCGCACTTGTTTGCGGGTGGCTACGGCGCGGGTTACTACAGCTACAAATGGGCTGAAGTCCTGTCCGCCGACGCCTACTCGGCCTTTGAGGAAAAAGCCTATACCCACTCGGATGGGGCACGTGATACCCTCGACAGCAATACGGGTCATCGCTTCTGGCGGGAGATTCTGTCCGTAGGGGGCGAGCGCCCGGCTGCCGACTCCTTCCGTGCTTTCCGTGGCCGCGATCCTTCAATTACCGCCCTGCTCCGTCACAGCGGGCTCACTCCAGAGCCAGCCTAA
- a CDS encoding response regulator transcription factor, with product MTSPQMPCTIYVVDDDEAVRDSLRWLLEANGYRVRCFASGEEFLGAYDPAQVAVLIVDVRMPGMSGLELQEALIARKSNIPIVFITGHGDVPMAVSTMKKGAIDFLEKPFNEADLRTIVSRMIEQATARASQAQAQKDQQEVLGRLTAREQQVLERIVAGRLNKQIAGDLNISIKTVEAHRANIMEKLEVTTVADLMKIALTKSEDA from the coding sequence ATGACCAGCCCGCAAATGCCATGCACCATTTACGTAGTCGATGACGACGAAGCCGTACGGGACTCCTTGCGCTGGCTCCTGGAAGCCAATGGCTACCGGGTCCGCTGCTTTGCATCGGGCGAAGAGTTTCTGGGCGCCTACGACCCCGCCCAGGTAGCCGTCCTGATTGTGGACGTGCGCATGCCCGGCATGAGCGGCCTGGAGCTGCAGGAAGCCCTGATCGCTCGCAAGTCGAACATCCCGATTGTGTTCATTACCGGCCACGGTGACGTGCCCATGGCCGTGAGCACCATGAAGAAAGGCGCTATCGACTTTCTGGAAAAACCCTTTAACGAAGCCGATCTGCGCACCATTGTCAGCCGCATGATCGAACAGGCTACGGCGCGTGCCTCGCAAGCGCAGGCGCAAAAAGATCAACAAGAAGTCCTGGGCCGCCTGACAGCGCGCGAACAGCAAGTGCTGGAACGCATTGTTGCCGGTCGCCTGAACAAGCAGATTGCTGGGGACTTGAACATCAGCATTAAAACTGTCGAAGCGCATCGCGCCAATATCATGGAAAAACTGGAAGTCACTACGGTTGCCGACCTCATGAAAATCGCCCTCACCAAGTCCGAGGATGCGTAA
- the aceE gene encoding pyruvate dehydrogenase (acetyl-transferring), homodimeric type encodes MSSTQDNSSAQVSQDQALETKEWLDALEAVVDREGPARAHDLIEKLIDLARRSGAHIPFSPNTAYENTIPPGLEPAHPGNLVLEERIRSYIRWNAMAMVVRANRETPPDGGGLGGHIASFASLATMIGCGQNHFWHAETEDRGGDMVFFQGHSSPGIYARAFMEGRISEEQLNNFRQEVDGKGLPSYPHPKLMPEFWQFPTVSMGLGPLMAIYQARFLKYLHARGIADTSGRKVWVFLGDGEMDEPESLGAIGLAAREKLDNLIFIVNCNLQRLDGPVRGNGKIIQELEGTFRGAGWNVLKLIWGGYWDPLLARDKEGILRKVMEETVDGEYQAYKANDGAYVREHFFGKHPKLLEMVSRMSDEDIWRLNRGGHDPHKVYAAFDAATKHEGQPTVILAKTIKGYGMGHVGQAKNPSHQQKSLDLDAVREFRDRFNIPVPDDKLEELPYFKPADDSPEMQYLHARRQALGGYLPKRRNKADEQLTVPTLDAFKPMLEATAEGREISTTQAFVRFFNTLLRDKQVGPRAVPILADESRTFGMEGLFRQIGIYAPEGQKYTPVDKDQVMYYRETANGQLLQEGINEQGAFSSWIAAATSYSNSNRIMIPFFIYYSMFGFQRFGDLAWAAGDMKARGFVLGGTAGRTTLNGEGLQHEDGHSHIQSSLIPNCVSYDPTFAHEVAVIMQHGLKRMVQDQEDVYYYVTLMNENYAQPGLVEGDEEGILRGMYKFKSVAKDSKLRVQLMGSGTILREVIAAQELLEKDWGIGSDVWSVTSFTELRRDGLDCERAALLNPEGKDLPVPYVTTQLAKTDGPIVVSTDYIKAFGDQIRPFVPKDRTFKVLGTDGFGRSDYRFKLREHFEVDRHFVVLAALRALAEDGKIPFSKASEAIAKYGINPSKANPHHA; translated from the coding sequence ATGTCCTCAACCCAAGACAATAGTTCGGCTCAGGTCAGTCAAGACCAAGCCCTAGAAACAAAAGAGTGGCTTGACGCCCTGGAAGCGGTGGTGGACCGTGAAGGCCCGGCCCGTGCTCACGATCTGATCGAAAAGCTGATCGATCTGGCCCGTCGCTCCGGCGCTCACATCCCGTTCTCGCCCAACACGGCTTACGAGAACACGATTCCTCCCGGTCTGGAACCTGCCCACCCGGGCAATCTGGTGCTCGAAGAGCGTATCCGTTCCTACATCCGCTGGAACGCCATGGCCATGGTGGTGCGCGCTAACCGTGAAACCCCTCCCGATGGCGGCGGTCTGGGCGGTCACATTGCCTCGTTTGCTTCTCTGGCCACCATGATTGGCTGCGGTCAGAACCATTTCTGGCATGCTGAAACCGAAGATCGCGGCGGCGATATGGTGTTCTTCCAGGGCCACTCCTCGCCCGGTATTTACGCCCGCGCCTTCATGGAAGGCCGCATCTCCGAAGAGCAGCTGAACAACTTCCGTCAAGAAGTCGATGGCAAAGGTTTGCCATCCTACCCGCATCCCAAGCTGATGCCCGAATTCTGGCAGTTCCCCACCGTCTCCATGGGCCTGGGCCCATTGATGGCGATCTACCAGGCGCGTTTCCTGAAGTACCTGCATGCCCGTGGCATTGCCGATACCAGCGGCCGTAAAGTCTGGGTGTTCCTGGGCGACGGCGAGATGGACGAACCCGAATCCCTGGGCGCCATTGGTCTGGCTGCACGTGAAAAGCTGGACAACCTGATTTTTATCGTGAACTGTAACTTGCAGCGTCTGGACGGTCCTGTACGCGGTAACGGCAAGATCATCCAGGAACTGGAAGGTACCTTCCGTGGTGCTGGCTGGAACGTGCTGAAACTGATCTGGGGCGGTTACTGGGATCCATTGCTGGCCCGCGACAAGGAAGGCATCCTGCGCAAGGTCATGGAAGAAACCGTGGACGGCGAATACCAGGCCTACAAGGCCAACGACGGTGCCTACGTTCGCGAGCACTTCTTTGGCAAGCACCCCAAGCTGCTGGAAATGGTCAGCCGCATGAGCGACGAGGACATCTGGCGCCTGAACCGTGGCGGTCACGATCCTCACAAGGTGTACGCTGCGTTTGACGCCGCCACCAAGCACGAAGGTCAGCCTACCGTTATTCTGGCCAAGACCATCAAGGGCTACGGCATGGGCCACGTTGGTCAGGCCAAGAACCCCTCGCACCAACAAAAGAGCCTGGATCTGGACGCCGTGCGCGAATTCCGCGACCGTTTCAACATCCCGGTTCCTGATGACAAGCTGGAAGAGCTGCCTTACTTCAAGCCAGCTGACGACTCTCCAGAAATGCAATACCTGCACGCCCGCCGTCAGGCATTGGGCGGCTACCTGCCCAAGCGTCGCAACAAGGCCGATGAACAGCTGACGGTGCCAACACTGGATGCGTTCAAGCCCATGCTGGAAGCCACTGCCGAAGGCCGTGAAATTTCCACGACCCAAGCCTTTGTGCGTTTCTTCAACACCTTGCTGCGCGACAAGCAGGTCGGTCCTCGTGCCGTACCTATCCTGGCTGATGAATCCCGTACCTTTGGTATGGAAGGTCTGTTCCGTCAGATCGGTATTTACGCACCGGAAGGCCAGAAGTACACCCCGGTCGATAAAGACCAGGTCATGTACTACCGCGAAACGGCCAATGGTCAGTTGTTGCAGGAAGGTATTAACGAGCAGGGTGCATTCAGCTCCTGGATTGCGGCGGCCACGTCGTACTCCAACAGCAACCGCATCATGATCCCGTTCTTCATTTACTACTCCATGTTCGGCTTCCAGCGCTTTGGCGATCTGGCCTGGGCAGCGGGTGACATGAAGGCACGCGGTTTCGTGCTGGGCGGCACTGCCGGTCGCACCACCCTGAACGGTGAAGGTTTGCAGCACGAAGATGGCCACAGCCATATTCAGTCCTCGCTGATTCCTAACTGCGTATCCTACGACCCAACCTTCGCTCACGAAGTGGCTGTCATCATGCAGCACGGTCTGAAGCGCATGGTTCAGGATCAGGAAGACGTGTACTACTATGTCACGCTGATGAACGAGAACTACGCTCAGCCCGGTCTGGTTGAAGGCGACGAAGAAGGCATCCTGCGCGGCATGTACAAGTTCAAGTCGGTTGCCAAGGACAGCAAGCTGCGCGTTCAACTGATGGGTTCGGGCACGATTCTGCGCGAAGTGATCGCTGCACAGGAACTGCTGGAAAAAGACTGGGGCATTGGCTCTGATGTCTGGAGCGTGACCAGCTTTACCGAATTGCGTCGTGATGGTCTGGATTGCGAGCGTGCTGCGCTGTTGAATCCTGAAGGCAAGGATCTGCCCGTACCTTACGTGACGACTCAGCTGGCCAAAACCGACGGTCCTATTGTGGTCTCCACCGACTACATCAAGGCCTTTGGCGACCAGATTCGTCCGTTCGTACCCAAGGATCGCACGTTCAAAGTGCTGGGTACCGATGGTTTCGGCCGTTCCGACTACCGCTTCAAGCTGCGCGAGCACTTTGAGGTTGATCGTCACTTCGTGGTGCTGGCTGCTCTGCGCGCTCTGGCTGAAGACGGCAAGATTCCGTTCAGCAAAGCGTCCGAGGCGATTGCCAAATACGGCATCAATCCTTCCAAGGCCAACCCGCACCACGCATAA
- a CDS encoding ArsR/SmtB family transcription factor: MLPNHPERAQIRLENVLTALGNPLRLAVVRALASEGERACGSLLQGQTKSTMTHHWRVLRDSGVIWQRPSGRENLLSLRKDDLEERFPGLLHSLLGALENDPVTEATTAQHLQNAAK; this comes from the coding sequence ATGCTTCCCAATCATCCCGAGCGCGCGCAGATTCGCTTGGAAAATGTACTGACTGCCCTGGGCAATCCCTTGCGCCTGGCCGTTGTGCGTGCTCTGGCCTCTGAAGGCGAACGCGCATGTGGCTCGCTGCTGCAAGGCCAAACCAAATCCACCATGACGCATCACTGGCGTGTCTTGCGCGATAGCGGCGTGATCTGGCAACGGCCTTCTGGACGAGAAAACCTGCTATCGCTGCGCAAGGACGATCTGGAGGAGCGCTTTCCCGGCCTGCTGCATTCCTTGCTGGGCGCGCTGGAAAATGACCCGGTGACCGAAGCAACCACTGCACAGCATCTGCAAAACGCCGCTAAATAA
- a CDS encoding dihydrolipoyl dehydrogenase: MKEIQCDIAVIGAGTAGMTAYRTAKRAGKRTLMIESGPYGTMCARVGCMPSKLLIAAADAAHHARHTAPFGVHVDGNIRIEGKEVMDRVRRERDRFVQFVVDDVEGFDAEDKVRGHARFVSEHVLEVDDHTRITAGHVIIATGSTPVRPKELEPLGALLINNEDVFDWTDLPDSVLVVGTGVIGLELGQALARVGVKVSIINRSQSLAGLSDPEVREAGRAIFNQELNIRADVTVLGSEVVNGKARVRLQVDGKELVEDYDYVLGAAGRRPQLDNLGLDNTPAQWDSKGRVVYDPASLQLKGTSIYLAGDVNQRAPILHEAADDGRLAALQAVSNGQDEPMTRRARMAVMFTDPQVAVVGTPFKSLPEGAVTGSVNFGNQGRARVMLVNRGLLHVYADKEGKFLGAEMVGPQAEHIAHLLAWSLQMGLTLDQMLAMPFYHPVLEEGLRTALRGAQSALRGK; encoded by the coding sequence ATGAAAGAAATTCAGTGTGATATTGCCGTAATTGGAGCAGGGACAGCAGGCATGACAGCGTATCGTACGGCCAAACGAGCCGGCAAACGAACGTTGATGATTGAATCAGGTCCTTATGGCACCATGTGCGCGCGTGTTGGCTGCATGCCATCCAAATTGCTGATCGCAGCTGCCGATGCTGCCCATCATGCCCGCCATACCGCTCCTTTTGGTGTTCACGTAGACGGCAATATCCGCATTGAAGGCAAAGAGGTCATGGACCGCGTGCGTCGCGAGCGGGATCGCTTTGTGCAGTTCGTGGTGGACGATGTGGAAGGCTTTGATGCCGAAGACAAAGTGCGTGGCCATGCCCGTTTTGTGTCCGAGCATGTGCTGGAAGTGGATGACCATACCCGTATCACCGCAGGGCACGTGATTATCGCCACCGGCTCCACGCCCGTGCGCCCCAAGGAGCTGGAGCCGCTGGGTGCCTTGCTGATTAATAACGAAGACGTGTTCGACTGGACGGATTTACCGGACAGCGTGCTGGTTGTCGGTACGGGCGTGATTGGCCTGGAGTTGGGTCAGGCGCTGGCGCGTGTGGGCGTGAAGGTGTCCATTATCAACCGCAGCCAGAGCCTGGCTGGGCTTTCTGATCCTGAGGTGCGTGAAGCTGGGCGGGCGATTTTCAATCAGGAACTGAACATTCGCGCTGACGTAACCGTGTTGGGCAGCGAAGTCGTCAATGGCAAGGCGCGCGTGCGCTTGCAGGTGGACGGTAAGGAACTGGTCGAGGATTACGACTACGTTCTCGGCGCCGCAGGCCGCAGACCACAGTTGGATAATCTGGGGCTGGACAATACTCCTGCACAGTGGGATAGCAAAGGACGAGTAGTGTATGACCCTGCCAGCCTGCAGCTAAAAGGCACCTCCATTTATCTGGCGGGTGATGTGAACCAGCGTGCGCCGATCTTGCACGAGGCAGCGGATGATGGTCGTCTTGCTGCTTTGCAGGCCGTCAGCAATGGCCAGGACGAGCCTATGACGCGTCGTGCGCGCATGGCGGTGATGTTCACGGATCCACAGGTGGCCGTGGTTGGCACGCCCTTTAAATCCCTGCCAGAAGGCGCGGTGACAGGGAGTGTGAACTTCGGCAATCAGGGCCGTGCCCGCGTGATGCTGGTCAACCGTGGCTTGCTGCATGTGTATGCGGATAAGGAAGGCAAGTTCCTGGGAGCTGAGATGGTCGGGCCTCAAGCCGAACATATCGCCCATTTGTTGGCCTGGTCCTTGCAGATGGGGCTGACCCTGGATCAGATGCTGGCCATGCCGTTCTACCACCCCGTATTGGAAGAGGGCTTGCGCACGGCGCTGCGCGGTGCTCAATCAGCCTTGCGCGGCAAGTAA